In the genome of Rhodamnia argentea isolate NSW1041297 chromosome 3, ASM2092103v1, whole genome shotgun sequence, one region contains:
- the LOC115732088 gene encoding non-classical arabinogalactan protein 31-like, whose amino-acid sequence MDSVPCKAFLLVQLLFLLSCFQEASCVFPSPPVHPPTWHDHGHPLDHSPSPAPSLAPFHPPGHPPIKPPAQPPVKPPVYNPLWRKFIAVQGVVYCKSCKETLDGSDKPIFGAQVKLLCKNTRYSAAVATATTDKNGYFFLQAPKTVTSFASHKCKAYLVSSPISSCSQPSNLNGGVTGATLRWEMWPSIKYPFILYSVGPFAFKPKCKAPGPK is encoded by the exons ATGGATTCTGTTCCATGCAAGGCTTTTCTGCTTGTTCAGCTCTTGTTCCTACTCAGCTGCTTCCAAGAAGCCTCCTGTGTTTTCCCCAGCCCCCCGGTTCACCCTCCGACCTGGCACGACCACGGCCACCCCCTTGATCACTCCCCGAGCCCCGCACCTTCCCTCGCTCCCTTCCATCCTCCGGGTCACCCCCCAATTAAACCGCCGGCCCAACCGCCTGTCAAACCTCCAGTCTACAACCCTCTTTGGAGGAAGTTCATAGCCGTTCAAGGCGTCGTTTATTGCAAGTCCTGCAAAGAAACCCTCGACGGCAGCGACAAACCCATTTTTG GTGCCCAAGTGAAGCTCCTGTGCAAGAACACCAGGTACTCAGCGGCGGTAGCGACCGCAACGACCGACAAGAATGGCTACTTCTTCCTCCAAGCGCCCAAGACCGTCACAAGCTTCGCCTCCCACAAGTGCAAGGCCTATTTGGTCTCATCTCCAATCTCCTCATGCAGTCAACCATCCAACCTCAACGGCGGAGTGACCGGCGCCACCTTGAGGTGGGAGATGTGGCCCTCGATCAAGTACCCATTCATACTCTACTCGGTCGGACCGTTCGCATTCAAGCCCAAGTGCAAAGCCCCGGGTCCCAAATGA